The Vibrio agarivorans genome window below encodes:
- a CDS encoding glutathione peroxidase has translation MFNEQQVLAAKVGQPVPQVTFPTRQNDQWVNVTTNDLFKNKTVIVFSLPGAFTPTCSSSHLPRYNELFSVFQEHGVDDILCVSVNDTFVMNAWKADQEAENITFIPDGNGEFTDGMGMLVDKDDLGFGKRSWRYSMLVKNGIVEQMFIEPNEPGDPFKVSDADTMLNHIAPAHKVQESITVFSKPGCPFCVKAKQALIDQGLQYEEIILGKDATTVSLRAITGRTTVPQVFIGGKHIGGSEELDNYFAQ, from the coding sequence ATGTTTAATGAACAACAAGTATTAGCGGCAAAAGTAGGTCAGCCAGTTCCACAAGTGACATTCCCAACTCGCCAGAACGACCAGTGGGTTAACGTAACAACAAATGACCTATTCAAAAATAAAACCGTGATTGTATTTAGCTTGCCTGGTGCCTTCACTCCAACTTGCTCTTCTAGCCACTTACCGCGCTACAACGAACTGTTTTCAGTTTTCCAAGAGCACGGTGTTGATGACATTCTGTGTGTATCAGTTAATGACACCTTTGTGATGAATGCATGGAAAGCAGATCAAGAAGCAGAAAACATCACCTTCATTCCAGACGGAAACGGTGAATTCACTGACGGCATGGGCATGCTAGTAGATAAAGATGACCTTGGCTTCGGCAAACGTTCATGGCGCTATAGCATGCTAGTGAAAAACGGCATCGTAGAGCAGATGTTTATCGAACCAAACGAGCCTGGCGACCCGTTCAAAGTTTCGGATGCAGACACAATGCTCAATCACATTGCGCCAGCACACAAAGTGCAAGAATCTATCACTGTATTTAGTAAACCAGGTTGCCCTTTCTGTGTGAAAGCAAAGCAAGCATTGATTGACCAAGGCCTACAGTACGAAGAGATTATATTGGGCAAAGATGCAACAACTGTGAGCCTGCGAGCTATTACTGGCCGCACAACGGTACCGCAAGTCTTTATTGGTGGTAAGCACATCGGCGGTAGTGAAGAGCTAGACAATTACTTCGCGCAATAA
- a CDS encoding penicillin-binding protein 1A produces MKFIKRLFVFTLVCMILGVSAIFAMYFYVEKDLPNVDELRHVELETPMQVFSKDGKLIAQFGEKKRIPVQYEDIPQELIDALIATEDSRFYTHYGVDPIGITRAALVVAMSGSAKQGASTITQQLARNFFLSNEKKIMRKIQEIFLAMKIEQLLTKEEILELYINKIFLGYRSYGFGAAAQTYFGQDLQDLSLAQIATLAGMPKAPSTMNPIYSPERATSRRNIVLMRMLEEGYITQAEHDDARNEEMMSKYHGAEIELRAPYVAELARAWMVERYGEDAYTSGMNIYTTVDSKLQEAAHNAAIENLYAYDERHGYRGARESAWKEGQPALSSDEIKRFLRPHPIYGDLRPAVVISVDKDSAQVQVKNRDVQTISWDEMKWARPFINDDRQGAAPKTASEIMAAGEMVWVREKEQPATEDNPEPASIWRLSQVPEANTAFIAMNPENGSVTSLVGGFNFVHSKFNRATQSVRQVGSSIKPFVYSAALDNGMTLATLVNDAPINQWDKSQGTAWRPKNSPPTYTGPTRVRIGLAQSKNVMAVRVLRSVGLDETRDYLTRFGFNKADLPRSETIALGAGSLTPVQMAQGYSVFVNGGYYVEPYYIERVEGPYGDLEFQAEPLTICHQDCTTAVDDEFQEQDLESQYAPQVISEQTAFLMREMMYSNVWGGGNWREGTGWNGTGWRAQALKRRDIGGKTGTTNDSKDAWYNGYGPGVVATAWVGFDTHTRKLGRTSSNKNLGKDQVTGAEAGAKTAQPAWVDFMDVALTDVPEHRKDIPKNIVRVRIDRNSGLLTNKFDGSSMFEYFEEGTEPKDFVPSAGSGNIYSDGDGEELF; encoded by the coding sequence GTGAAATTCATAAAGCGACTATTTGTTTTCACATTGGTTTGCATGATTCTTGGAGTCAGTGCAATTTTTGCCATGTATTTTTACGTGGAAAAAGATCTCCCTAACGTTGATGAACTTCGTCACGTTGAACTCGAAACACCGATGCAGGTGTTTAGTAAAGATGGCAAGCTGATAGCTCAGTTCGGTGAGAAAAAACGTATTCCAGTCCAGTATGAGGACATTCCTCAAGAGCTCATCGATGCGCTGATCGCCACTGAAGATAGTCGTTTCTATACCCACTATGGGGTTGACCCTATCGGTATCACCCGTGCGGCGCTCGTCGTTGCGATGTCAGGCAGTGCCAAACAGGGTGCAAGTACCATTACTCAGCAGCTAGCGCGAAACTTCTTCCTTTCTAACGAAAAGAAAATCATGCGTAAGATCCAAGAGATTTTCTTGGCGATGAAAATAGAGCAGTTGCTGACTAAAGAAGAGATCCTTGAGCTCTACATTAATAAGATCTTCCTTGGCTACCGCTCATACGGCTTTGGCGCGGCTGCACAGACCTACTTTGGTCAAGACCTGCAAGATCTGAGCTTGGCTCAGATAGCCACACTCGCTGGTATGCCAAAAGCACCATCGACGATGAACCCTATCTACTCGCCAGAGCGTGCCACCAGTCGTCGTAATATCGTCCTAATGCGTATGCTCGAAGAAGGCTATATCACTCAAGCTGAGCACGATGATGCACGCAATGAAGAAATGATGTCGAAATACCACGGTGCAGAAATAGAGCTTCGTGCACCATATGTAGCAGAACTCGCACGCGCATGGATGGTGGAACGCTATGGTGAAGATGCATACACCTCTGGCATGAATATCTACACTACGGTTGATTCAAAGCTTCAAGAAGCTGCGCACAATGCTGCTATTGAAAACCTGTACGCCTATGACGAGCGCCACGGCTATCGCGGCGCGCGTGAATCGGCATGGAAGGAAGGGCAGCCAGCACTCTCTAGTGATGAGATCAAACGCTTTTTGCGTCCACACCCTATCTATGGTGACTTACGCCCAGCGGTTGTGATATCAGTGGATAAAGACAGCGCACAGGTTCAAGTTAAGAACCGTGACGTTCAAACCATCAGTTGGGATGAGATGAAGTGGGCACGCCCATTCATTAACGATGACCGTCAAGGTGCTGCACCGAAAACCGCTTCAGAGATTATGGCGGCTGGCGAAATGGTCTGGGTAAGAGAGAAAGAGCAACCTGCGACGGAAGACAATCCAGAGCCGGCTTCAATCTGGCGCTTAAGCCAAGTACCAGAAGCAAATACCGCCTTTATCGCAATGAACCCAGAAAATGGCTCGGTAACGTCACTTGTGGGCGGATTTAACTTTGTTCACAGCAAGTTTAACCGCGCTACTCAATCTGTTCGTCAGGTAGGTTCTAGTATCAAGCCATTTGTGTACTCAGCAGCGCTCGATAACGGTATGACGCTTGCCACGCTAGTCAACGATGCGCCAATTAACCAGTGGGACAAGAGCCAAGGCACCGCATGGCGTCCAAAGAACTCACCGCCAACCTACACAGGCCCAACTCGCGTGCGCATTGGTCTTGCACAGTCAAAGAACGTTATGGCCGTTCGCGTACTGCGTAGCGTAGGACTTGATGAGACTCGTGATTACTTGACTCGTTTTGGTTTCAATAAAGCTGACCTACCTCGCTCAGAAACGATCGCACTGGGTGCTGGCAGCCTAACGCCAGTACAAATGGCGCAAGGTTACTCCGTCTTTGTGAATGGTGGCTACTACGTAGAGCCTTACTACATTGAGCGTGTTGAAGGGCCATATGGCGATTTAGAGTTCCAAGCAGAGCCTCTGACTATCTGCCATCAAGATTGCACAACAGCTGTCGATGATGAGTTCCAAGAGCAAGATCTTGAGTCTCAATACGCTCCACAAGTTATTTCTGAACAAACCGCATTTTTAATGCGTGAAATGATGTACAGCAACGTTTGGGGTGGCGGTAACTGGCGTGAAGGCACTGGCTGGAATGGCACGGGTTGGCGTGCGCAAGCTTTGAAACGTCGCGATATTGGCGGCAAAACAGGCACGACCAATGACTCGAAAGATGCTTGGTATAATGGCTATGGCCCTGGCGTTGTCGCCACCGCTTGGGTTGGCTTTGATACCCATACTCGTAAACTAGGTCGTACTTCAAGCAATAAAAACCTCGGTAAAGACCAAGTCACGGGCGCTGAAGCAGGCGCAAAAACAGCGCAGCCTGCATGGGTGGACTTTATGGATGTCGCCCTCACTGACGTACCTGAGCATCGCAAAGATATTCCCAAAAACATCGTGCGTGTACGTATCGATCGCAACAGCGGTTTGCTGACCAACAAGTTTGATGGCTCATCGATGTTCGAATACTTCGAAGAAGGGACAGAGCCAAAAGACTTCGTTCCAAGCGCTGGCTCTGGCAACATCTATTCAGATGGCGATGGTGAAGAGCTGTTTTAG
- the oxyR gene encoding DNA-binding transcriptional regulator OxyR, which yields MNIRDFEYLVSLAEHKHFRKAAEACFVSQPTLSGQIRKLEDELGTALLERNSRKVLFTDAGLQLVEQAKSILAEIKLFREMASGQNGEMIGPMHIGFIPTVGPYVLPKIIPSLKEQFPELELFLHEAQTHQLVSQLQDGKLDCLVLAAVAETEQFKEIVLYDEPMTLAVPCDHEWSQKETIEMEHLNGKTVLMLGDGHCLRDQALGFCFAAGAKDDDRFKATSLETLRNMVAAGAGITLLPELSVPKEKEKDGVCYVKATDPQPSRRIVLAYRPGSPLRGRFEQLAKSIQEALA from the coding sequence ATGAATATTCGTGATTTTGAGTATTTAGTATCCCTTGCAGAGCATAAACACTTTCGCAAAGCCGCTGAGGCCTGTTTTGTCAGTCAGCCAACGTTAAGTGGCCAAATTCGCAAACTTGAAGATGAGCTTGGTACGGCATTGCTTGAGCGTAACAGTCGTAAAGTGTTGTTTACTGACGCAGGCTTACAGCTCGTTGAGCAAGCCAAGAGTATTTTGGCTGAGATAAAACTGTTTCGAGAGATGGCGAGTGGTCAAAACGGAGAGATGATTGGCCCGATGCATATTGGATTTATCCCGACAGTAGGGCCTTACGTGTTGCCAAAGATTATTCCGTCACTGAAAGAGCAGTTCCCAGAGTTAGAGCTGTTTTTGCATGAAGCGCAAACGCATCAGTTAGTGAGTCAGCTGCAAGATGGCAAGCTTGATTGTCTAGTGTTAGCAGCGGTAGCTGAAACAGAGCAGTTTAAAGAAATTGTACTTTATGATGAGCCTATGACACTCGCGGTGCCATGCGATCATGAATGGTCACAGAAAGAGACGATTGAGATGGAACACCTCAATGGTAAGACGGTCTTGATGCTGGGTGATGGGCACTGTTTGCGCGATCAGGCATTGGGCTTCTGCTTTGCTGCCGGTGCGAAAGATGATGACCGCTTCAAAGCGACGAGTCTTGAAACGCTGCGCAATATGGTGGCAGCAGGCGCAGGGATCACCCTGTTACCAGAGCTATCTGTACCAAAAGAAAAAGAGAAGGATGGGGTGTGTTACGTGAAAGCCACTGATCCACAACCTTCACGTCGTATTGTGCTGGCTTATCGTCCAGGGTCACCACTGCGTGGTCGATTCGAGCAATTAGCTAAGTCAATTCAAGAAGCACTAGCGTAG
- a CDS encoding type IV pilus secretin PilQ, with translation MKSCIFRIWLVCLAFLWGPLALADAANQLQSIDFRLNTDRDALVIVELASPSVVVDLQRTAQGLNIELLKTDVSSDKLYLLDVKDFSSVVESIEVFRNEPSTRLLVSMQGPYHYEYRLKGKYLEVTISEQKEQQIHTPNALEKEGKLISINFQDIPVRNVLQLIADYNDFNLVVSDSVSGNLTLRLDGVPWQQVLDIILQVKGLDKRVDGNVILVAPKAELDLREQQQLEKARLAEELGELTSEIIKVNFAKASEIAEMIGGQGAISMLSERGSISIDERTNSLLIRELPENIEVIQEIVSSLDIPVKQVQIEARLVSINEGDMDELGVRWGFTSTNGNNTVGGSIESNLFQKGLLDEDTLPIEDFLNVNLAATSTNASSIAFQVAKLGSDTLLDLELSALQRESKAEIISSPRLITTNKKPAYIEQGTEIPYLESSSSGATTVAFKKAVLSLKVTPQITPDNRLVLDLSVTQDRPGEVVKTGTGEAVAINTQRIGTQVLVNNGETVVLGGIFQHSVTNSTDKVPLLGDLPLLGTLFKRTYEQFGKSELLIFVTPKVVVQ, from the coding sequence ATGAAGAGTTGTATTTTCCGTATCTGGCTGGTCTGCCTTGCATTTCTATGGGGGCCACTAGCCCTGGCAGACGCTGCGAATCAACTGCAGAGTATCGATTTTCGCTTAAATACGGATCGAGACGCATTAGTGATTGTTGAGCTAGCTTCACCCTCAGTGGTGGTGGATCTGCAAAGAACAGCACAAGGCTTGAATATCGAGTTGCTAAAAACAGATGTCAGCAGTGACAAGCTGTATCTACTCGATGTGAAAGATTTCTCGAGCGTGGTAGAGAGTATCGAGGTGTTTCGTAATGAGCCTAGCACCCGTTTGCTGGTGTCGATGCAGGGGCCATATCACTATGAATACCGCTTAAAGGGCAAGTACCTTGAAGTAACGATCAGCGAGCAGAAAGAGCAGCAGATCCATACTCCAAACGCGCTTGAGAAAGAAGGCAAGCTGATATCGATTAACTTCCAAGATATTCCTGTACGCAACGTGCTGCAATTGATTGCGGACTACAACGATTTCAACCTTGTGGTTTCGGATTCTGTTTCTGGCAACCTGACGTTGCGCCTTGATGGCGTGCCTTGGCAGCAGGTGCTCGACATTATTCTTCAGGTTAAGGGGCTAGATAAGCGTGTTGATGGCAATGTCATTTTGGTGGCACCAAAAGCAGAACTCGATTTGCGGGAGCAACAGCAACTGGAGAAAGCCCGTTTGGCGGAGGAGCTTGGTGAGCTCACCTCTGAAATCATTAAAGTCAATTTCGCCAAAGCTTCAGAGATTGCGGAGATGATTGGTGGGCAAGGGGCGATTAGCATGCTCTCTGAGCGTGGCTCTATCAGTATTGATGAACGAACCAATTCTCTATTGATTCGTGAGTTGCCGGAGAACATAGAAGTCATTCAAGAAATTGTCAGTTCGCTTGATATCCCAGTGAAGCAGGTACAAATAGAAGCGCGCCTTGTATCAATTAATGAAGGGGATATGGATGAGTTAGGTGTGCGCTGGGGGTTCACCTCTACTAACGGCAATAATACTGTCGGGGGCAGTATCGAGAGCAACTTGTTTCAAAAGGGCCTGCTTGATGAAGATACATTGCCAATAGAAGACTTTCTTAATGTCAACCTGGCGGCAACATCGACTAATGCCTCCTCTATCGCGTTTCAGGTTGCGAAACTCGGTTCAGACACCTTACTCGATTTGGAGCTATCAGCCCTTCAGCGAGAATCAAAAGCCGAGATTATCTCAAGCCCTCGATTGATTACCACCAACAAGAAGCCCGCTTATATAGAGCAGGGCACGGAAATCCCGTATTTGGAGTCCTCATCAAGTGGCGCAACGACAGTTGCATTTAAGAAAGCGGTGTTAAGTTTGAAAGTGACGCCGCAGATCACGCCGGATAATCGTTTAGTGCTCGATTTGAGTGTGACCCAAGATAGACCGGGTGAAGTAGTCAAAACTGGCACCGGCGAGGCGGTCGCCATCAATACCCAGCGAATTGGTACTCAAGTATTGGTTAATAATGGTGAGACCGTGGTGCTGGGCGGCATATTCCAGCACAGCGTGACCAACTCAACCGATAAAGTCCCACTGTTGGGGGATTTACCGCTGCTGGGAACGCTGTTTAAACGCACTTATGAGCAGTTTGGTAAAAGCGAATTACTCATCTTCGTCACACCTAAAGTCGTGGTTCAATAA
- the pilM gene encoding type IV pilus assembly protein PilM, protein MGMSLITGIDIGRHSIKAVVVKPEKQHFTIVGFHELPVSEAVFSDNYTLNYQDSVKKLKDLKKKLPWFSQRAAIAIPDNAVISKILQIDASIEQSEQEFAIHQAFSYQSPFPIEELCLDYVSSTTPSNSATRAFQVYASKKEVIESRQTVAEKAGFKPHVMDIQAHALLNIGQYAMKKHGKSWLLVNIGHLQSTMCIAGEQAFYKDIPLGIATPSGQGKQSLSDDPLAFSRQLSQRLQRQLQLLPNGRVQSIDGVWLTGGGAYHALIEEQLQQAMDLPCERLAPFSLCQVKPKLSTHALDGQHQYAVALGAAIGARQWESQHYAA, encoded by the coding sequence ATGGGTATGTCACTGATCACGGGTATAGATATTGGCCGCCATAGTATCAAGGCTGTCGTCGTAAAGCCCGAAAAACAGCATTTCACAATTGTCGGCTTTCATGAGCTACCCGTGAGCGAGGCGGTATTTTCCGATAACTACACGCTCAATTATCAAGATAGTGTCAAGAAACTTAAAGATCTAAAGAAAAAGCTTCCTTGGTTTAGCCAACGCGCTGCCATAGCGATACCAGACAACGCAGTAATCAGCAAAATCCTGCAAATTGATGCGTCTATTGAACAGAGCGAACAAGAGTTTGCGATCCATCAGGCGTTTTCCTATCAATCTCCGTTTCCGATAGAGGAGCTGTGCCTTGACTATGTTTCTTCAACTACGCCAAGTAACAGTGCGACACGCGCTTTTCAGGTGTATGCCAGTAAAAAGGAGGTGATTGAATCGCGTCAAACCGTTGCAGAAAAGGCGGGGTTTAAGCCACACGTTATGGATATTCAGGCGCATGCGTTACTCAATATCGGTCAATATGCGATGAAAAAACACGGCAAATCGTGGCTATTAGTCAACATCGGCCACCTGCAATCAACCATGTGTATAGCGGGTGAGCAAGCTTTCTATAAAGACATTCCTTTGGGTATCGCCACCCCTTCAGGGCAAGGAAAGCAGAGCTTATCTGACGATCCGTTAGCGTTCAGTCGGCAGTTGAGTCAGCGCTTGCAGCGGCAGCTGCAACTGCTACCAAATGGTCGTGTTCAATCTATTGACGGAGTATGGCTTACTGGTGGAGGGGCTTACCATGCACTCATTGAAGAGCAGCTGCAACAAGCGATGGATTTACCCTGTGAAAGGCTTGCACCATTTTCACTTTGTCAGGTTAAGCCGAAATTGAGTACTCATGCGCTTGACGGTCAACATCAATATGCCGTGGCTTTAGGGGCTGCGATAGGCGCTCGCCAGTGGGAGAGTCAGCATTATGCAGCCTAG
- the aroK gene encoding shikimate kinase AroK, protein MAEKRNIFLVGPMGAGKSTIGRHLAQQLHMEFIDSDTVIEERTGADIAWVFDVEGEDGFRKREETVINDLTQEQGIVLATGGGSVISKENRNRLSARGIVVYLETTIEKQLARTNRDKKRPLLQTDDPREVLVSLADERNPLYEEVSDYTVRTDDQSAKVVANQIVKMLEER, encoded by the coding sequence ATGGCTGAAAAACGAAACATATTTCTTGTTGGACCTATGGGCGCGGGCAAAAGCACAATCGGCCGCCACCTAGCTCAACAATTACACATGGAGTTTATTGACTCCGACACGGTTATCGAAGAACGCACTGGTGCGGATATCGCATGGGTTTTTGATGTTGAAGGCGAAGACGGTTTCCGTAAGCGCGAAGAAACGGTGATCAACGATCTTACTCAAGAACAAGGTATCGTACTGGCAACGGGCGGCGGCTCTGTTATCAGCAAAGAAAACCGTAATCGTCTTTCTGCTCGCGGTATTGTTGTTTATCTAGAAACGACTATCGAAAAGCAGCTAGCGCGCACTAACCGCGACAAGAAACGTCCATTGCTACAAACGGACGATCCGCGAGAAGTGCTTGTATCGCTAGCCGACGAGCGCAACCCACTTTATGAAGAAGTATCGGACTACACAGTGCGTACTGACGATCAAAGTGCAAAAGTGGTAGCCAACCAGATCGTAAAAATGCTAGAAGAACGTTAA
- a CDS encoding PilN domain-containing protein has protein sequence MQPSINLLPWRESRRQQHRQRFFQLVVLALLLAGGGQFALGRYADEQRTQQQARLHYLQQQIDVIDQRIKAMKVTEEEHKALLTRLDVVEKLQQRRNKTTDFMNLVPGLIPEGVYVDKIKMNGVEVEITGISDSTARLATMLDSLEKSSQLTNVEMHSIVHGKPRFGKKYQTFKVSFELNFKSAPSISNRTNVTQQGVSHG, from the coding sequence ATGCAGCCTAGTATAAACTTACTGCCTTGGCGAGAGTCTCGTCGCCAGCAGCATCGACAGCGCTTTTTTCAATTGGTGGTATTAGCCCTGCTGTTGGCTGGTGGTGGGCAATTTGCCTTAGGGAGATATGCCGATGAGCAGCGTACTCAGCAGCAAGCGCGTTTACACTATTTGCAGCAGCAAATTGATGTGATTGACCAACGTATCAAAGCGATGAAAGTGACGGAAGAGGAGCACAAGGCACTGCTGACTCGTTTGGACGTGGTGGAGAAATTACAGCAAAGGCGCAATAAAACCACCGACTTTATGAACCTCGTCCCGGGGTTAATTCCTGAAGGTGTTTACGTTGATAAGATAAAGATGAACGGCGTCGAGGTCGAAATAACCGGTATCAGCGACAGCACGGCACGATTAGCAACCATGCTCGATAGTCTAGAAAAGTCATCGCAACTCACCAATGTAGAGATGCACTCTATTGTTCATGGCAAGCCGCGGTTTGGTAAAAAATACCAGACCTTCAAAGTCTCTTTTGAGCTGAACTTCAAATCCGCACCGTCTATCTCAAATCGAACAAATGTCACGCAACAGGGGGTAAGCCATGGTTGA
- a CDS encoding DUF3624 domain-containing protein, translated as MSCQNCQQHWFWKKIGRCQRCMDQLTVLSVACWGLWWFFFRDDPKSIESITLVMAGFAFNVLLALHLLMKFIVLPMRGKK; from the coding sequence ATGTCCTGTCAAAACTGCCAGCAACATTGGTTCTGGAAAAAAATCGGCCGCTGTCAGCGCTGTATGGATCAATTAACGGTATTATCCGTCGCGTGCTGGGGGCTGTGGTGGTTTTTCTTTCGTGATGATCCGAAAAGTATCGAGTCAATTACGTTGGTGATGGCAGGGTTTGCTTTTAACGTTTTGTTGGCATTGCATCTTTTGATGAAGTTTATTGTTCTGCCGATGCGAGGGAAGAAGTAA
- a CDS encoding type 4a pilus biogenesis protein PilO, with protein MVDVRDLELDEIPEWPLWAQGVALILLIATLQGVGYWFYLAPKHEQVNHLKQQEQTLKTTLRIKANKAAALPKIKAQLDELQQRYDYLSSQLPVQKELASMLASVNDKGLENGLTFTRIDWGEKQNQAFLYRLPLNIELTGTYHDIGEFSQAIAELPRIINFDDVDWQRVSQESSTLHFRVRAYTYQFKPEVQDEK; from the coding sequence ATGGTTGATGTTCGAGATCTTGAGCTGGACGAGATTCCTGAATGGCCATTGTGGGCGCAAGGCGTCGCCCTCATACTATTGATTGCCACACTGCAAGGTGTCGGTTATTGGTTCTACCTTGCGCCAAAACATGAGCAGGTGAATCATCTAAAGCAGCAAGAGCAAACCCTCAAAACGACGCTGAGAATAAAAGCCAACAAAGCCGCGGCTCTGCCTAAAATTAAAGCTCAACTTGATGAGCTTCAGCAACGATATGATTACCTTTCTAGTCAACTCCCTGTGCAAAAAGAGCTCGCGAGTATGCTTGCCTCCGTCAATGACAAAGGTTTAGAAAACGGCCTGACCTTTACACGCATCGACTGGGGAGAAAAGCAGAATCAAGCATTCCTCTATCGATTGCCGCTCAATATCGAGCTGACGGGGACTTATCACGATATCGGTGAGTTTTCTCAAGCGATTGCCGAGCTGCCACGCATCATTAATTTTGATGATGTGGACTGGCAGCGGGTCAGCCAAGAGAGCAGCACGTTGCACTTTCGCGTAAGGGCATACACCTACCAATTTAAGCCGGAGGTGCAGGATGAAAAGTAA
- the aroB gene encoding 3-dehydroquinate synthase: MERITVELGERSYPISIGAGLFDDPAQLSFLSSQKSAKQKVVVISNVTVAPLYADKILSLLEQQNCDTALLTLPDGEQYKSLETFNKVMDFFIEGNYARDVVVVALGGGVIGDLVGFASACYQRGVDFVQIPTTLLSQVDSSVGGKTAVNHPLGKNMIGAFYQPQAVLIDTNCLKTLPEREFAAGIAEVIKYGIIYDADFFVWLEENLDRLYALDEQALSYAIARCCQIKAEVVAQDEKESGIRALLNLGHTFGHAVEAELGYGQWLHGEAVSAGTVLAAKTALMQGLIKQADFDRILNLLKRSKLPVQTPDSMSFEDFMTHMMRDKKVLAGQLRLVLPTSIGTAEVVKGVPEAILEQAIDFCRQV; this comes from the coding sequence ATGGAACGGATTACGGTCGAGTTGGGCGAACGAAGCTACCCAATCTCAATTGGTGCCGGATTATTTGATGATCCGGCTCAACTCTCTTTCTTATCTTCTCAAAAATCTGCCAAACAAAAGGTTGTGGTGATCAGCAATGTCACGGTAGCCCCACTGTACGCGGATAAAATACTCTCTCTTCTTGAGCAGCAAAACTGCGACACTGCGTTACTGACTCTCCCTGACGGTGAGCAGTACAAAAGCCTAGAGACCTTCAATAAGGTAATGGATTTTTTCATCGAGGGTAACTACGCTCGCGATGTTGTCGTCGTGGCCCTTGGTGGTGGTGTGATTGGTGACTTAGTTGGTTTCGCCTCAGCGTGTTATCAACGAGGCGTCGATTTTGTCCAAATCCCGACCACACTATTGTCGCAAGTAGACTCGTCGGTTGGTGGCAAAACCGCCGTTAACCACCCGCTGGGTAAAAACATGATTGGTGCTTTTTACCAACCACAAGCGGTGCTGATTGATACCAACTGCCTCAAAACCTTGCCTGAGCGTGAGTTTGCGGCCGGTATTGCCGAAGTGATTAAGTACGGCATTATCTATGATGCAGACTTTTTTGTTTGGCTGGAAGAAAACCTAGACCGTCTATACGCACTTGATGAGCAAGCACTGAGCTATGCGATTGCACGCTGTTGTCAGATCAAAGCGGAAGTGGTGGCTCAAGATGAAAAAGAGTCTGGCATTCGAGCACTGCTCAACCTTGGCCACACCTTCGGTCATGCGGTTGAAGCAGAGCTAGGTTATGGTCAATGGCTGCATGGTGAGGCGGTATCCGCTGGGACGGTCTTGGCGGCGAAAACCGCATTGATGCAAGGCTTGATTAAACAAGCGGATTTTGATCGTATCTTAAATCTGTTGAAGCGTTCAAAACTGCCGGTTCAAACCCCTGACTCTATGAGCTTTGAAGATTTTATGACGCACATGATGCGCGATAAAAAAGTCTTAGCGGGTCAATTGCGCCTGGTACTACCAACTTCGATTGGTACTGCAGAGGTGGTAAAAGGTGTTCCAGAAGCCATTCTTGAGCAAGCAATCGACTTTTGCCGTCAGGTATAA
- a CDS encoding pilus assembly protein PilP — MKSNWPTVTLMLISLLGCKANQESLQDYVQQVEQRASNEIQSLAPAMDFRASIYSQRQARQPFVLPQAALVLDQPTVNRDCWQPAVRRKNGKLERYPLSKLKLRGVMGSGGEVSALIQTPQGNVLKIHKGQYIGLNNGKVTKVASNRLVIKETMPDGLGCWNTRTVTLALK; from the coding sequence ATGAAAAGTAATTGGCCTACGGTAACCCTAATGCTCATTTCATTGCTCGGTTGTAAGGCAAATCAAGAGTCACTGCAAGACTATGTGCAGCAGGTAGAGCAACGTGCTTCAAACGAGATACAGAGTTTGGCACCGGCGATGGACTTTCGTGCTTCTATCTATTCACAGCGGCAAGCCCGTCAACCTTTTGTGCTGCCTCAGGCGGCCTTGGTGCTTGACCAACCCACGGTGAACCGTGACTGCTGGCAACCTGCAGTGCGACGTAAAAACGGCAAACTTGAGCGTTATCCACTATCAAAGTTGAAATTACGTGGCGTGATGGGCAGTGGTGGCGAGGTATCGGCTCTGATTCAAACCCCACAGGGTAATGTGCTCAAGATCCACAAGGGTCAATACATTGGCCTCAACAATGGCAAGGTGACGAAAGTCGCGAGTAACCGACTGGTGATAAAAGAGACGATGCCTGACGGGCTTGGGTGCTGGAACACACGCACAGTCACACTGGCATTGAAATAG